In a genomic window of Rhododendron vialii isolate Sample 1 chromosome 12a, ASM3025357v1:
- the LOC131310132 gene encoding protein COFACTOR ASSEMBLY OF COMPLEX C SUBUNIT B CCB4, chloroplastic-like isoform X4: protein MEAGNLLLRRPIVIRIFNPKQPPPPPSLPPRLPSSFPPSFRVSSDLQRGYRGPKPRREWVADWVSRNDDAVRSLPIYVGAVSLLAVLVNRGVSGIAPVANASSSQSRADLLTLGLAVTNILAGLVWLSIRPKTIVAVSPQGVECLRLNSHLPDFVISELIWRSFSYVLHRLLFDNLCTFPRIWESLSAATCCRSLAIVYDSKLILQTGVAASSSANDREAVPIDASTLMQGALYRSVLDSGSRGHLATAWRQRNCNYWWRYD from the exons ATGGAAGCGGgaaatcttcttcttcgtcgtccAATCGTCATCCGAATATTCAACCCcaaacaaccaccaccacccccttcCCTTCCTCCTCGTCTCCCCTCCTCCTTCCCGCCCTCCTTTAGGGTTTCTTCCGACTTACAG CGAGGTTACAGGGGACCGAAGCCGAGAAGGGAATGGGTGGCAGACTGGGTATCAAGAAACGACGACGCCGTGCGGAGCTTGCCAATCTACGTCGGCGCCGTCTCTCTGTTGGCTGTTCTCGTCAATCGCGGCGTTTCGGGCATAGCTCCTGTTGCCAATGCCAGTAG TTCACAGTCTAGAGCAGATCTATTGACACTTGGTTTGGCAGTAACAAATATTCTGGCAGGACTGGTATGGCTGTCAATTCGGCCAAAAACTATAGTAGCG GTAAGTCCTCAAGGCGTGGAGTGTCTGAGGCTAAATTCCCATCttccagattttgtaatttCTGAGTTAATATG GAGAAGTTTCTCATATGTCCTTCACAGGCTGCTTTTTGACAATCTTTGTACCTTTCCCAGGATTTGGGAATCTCTGTCAGCTGCGACTTGCTGCAGATCTCTAGCTATTGTTTATGATAGCAAACTTATCCTTCAAACAGGGGTTGCTGCATCATCCTCTGCTAACGACAGGGAAGCAGTGCCTATCGATGCCAGTACCTTAATGCAAGGTGCACTCTACCGAAGTGTTTTAGACTCGGGGTCAC GCGGTCATCTTGCAACCGCTTGGAGACAAAGGAATTGCAATTATTGGTGGAGATACGATTAG
- the LOC131310132 gene encoding protein COFACTOR ASSEMBLY OF COMPLEX C SUBUNIT B CCB4, chloroplastic-like isoform X3, protein MEAGNLLLRRPIVIRIFNPKQPPPPPSLPPRLPSSFPPSFRVSSDLQRGYRGPKPRREWVADWVSRNDDAVRSLPIYVGAVSLLAVLVNRGVSGIAPVANASSSQSRADLLTLGLAVTNILAGLVWLSIRPKTIVAVSPQGVECLRLNSHLPDFVISELIWIWESLSAATCCRSLAIVYDSKLILQTGVAASSSANDREAVPIDASTLMQGALYRSVLDSGSQSYLANLSLYPGKSELPFLPPNMQAVILQPLGDKGIAIIGGDTIRGFTTSDQAWISLLGDKLDATLTKCANNLAVAVQDRD, encoded by the exons ATGGAAGCGGgaaatcttcttcttcgtcgtccAATCGTCATCCGAATATTCAACCCcaaacaaccaccaccacccccttcCCTTCCTCCTCGTCTCCCCTCCTCCTTCCCGCCCTCCTTTAGGGTTTCTTCCGACTTACAG CGAGGTTACAGGGGACCGAAGCCGAGAAGGGAATGGGTGGCAGACTGGGTATCAAGAAACGACGACGCCGTGCGGAGCTTGCCAATCTACGTCGGCGCCGTCTCTCTGTTGGCTGTTCTCGTCAATCGCGGCGTTTCGGGCATAGCTCCTGTTGCCAATGCCAGTAG TTCACAGTCTAGAGCAGATCTATTGACACTTGGTTTGGCAGTAACAAATATTCTGGCAGGACTGGTATGGCTGTCAATTCGGCCAAAAACTATAGTAGCG GTAAGTCCTCAAGGCGTGGAGTGTCTGAGGCTAAATTCCCATCttccagattttgtaatttCTGAGTTAATATG GATTTGGGAATCTCTGTCAGCTGCGACTTGCTGCAGATCTCTAGCTATTGTTTATGATAGCAAACTTATCCTTCAAACAGGGGTTGCTGCATCATCCTCTGCTAACGACAGGGAAGCAGTGCCTATCGATGCCAGTACCTTAATGCAAGGTGCACTCTACCGAAGTGTTTTAGACTCGGGGTCAC AGAGCTACTTGGCAAATCTCTCTCTTTATCCTGGGAAGTCAGAACTACCATTTCTGCCTCCTAATATGCAG GCGGTCATCTTGCAACCGCTTGGAGACAAAGGAATTGCAATTATTGGTGGAGATACGATTAGGGGATTTACAACTTCTGACCAG GCATGGATTTCGTTACTTGGAGATAAGTTGGATGCTACGCTTACAAAATGTGCAAACAACCTTGCTGTGGCCGTGCAAGATAGAGACTGA
- the LOC131310131 gene encoding TORTIFOLIA1-like protein 5 isoform X1, translated as MSLSTATAAAATSPTDLKQRVLLCLAKLSDRDTLSLASAELDSIALALPPHSLSPFLSCLSTASSSSDKSPVKKHCVRLLGLLSSAHGDALSPHLPKILSSLLLPRLRDSASDSALRSACVHSVSLMAQNITKPPFSSFLNPLADAVLHNQDHNSQIGSALCLSAAIEAAKGDVDRAQLQKLLPRFLKLVRSEGYKAKAAVLAAIGSVVGAGGASSRNVAGSLVAGLGEFLSSEDWAARKAAAEALGRLAVAERDLVAEFKSACLASLESRRFDKVKIVRETMNRTLELWKEVPGDPERLLTRSQSKSSSKGDVGVQCSPSVSRSSSDDSFETPKLKKTPPASRLPSSDTSFANIALKRSPSKSIDKKPSITTMGKVDVKNNSDWSIKIAVPQPSSLQVASNVDFKDGNVGVVDSITYESSRNLKSETKSVLFSEPCHEKLHKLVGLRSGSRVVPVCEIDDCKSDVVKKNSDQSIIKIAVPQPSSLQVARNVDFKDGNVGVADSITYESSRNLKSETKRVLFSEPCQKLPKLGGLRSGSRVVPVCEIDDCESDVVQSNAIEDVDGNQKDIEGLNLVRKQLVQIENQQSSLFNLLQRFIGSSQSGMNSLETRVNGLEKALDEISYDLALSTGKISNTDSAGNACCLLPAADFLSPKFWKRAEGQYSSRFSFPGRNHLLPAMLSMPNKDAYVEISNLGSPNDRCQSWHRFVASPVANPHRNLRGGLKSCSSKNLKISQDADKLIACGVGGLEGTLIPGCAAAANMIRW; from the exons ATGTCTCTCTCCACCGCCACCGCTGCCGCCGCCACTTCCCCCACCGACCTCAAACAACGAGTCCTCCTCTGCCTCGCCAAGCTCTCAGACCGCGACACCCTCTCCCTCGCCTCCGCCGAGCTCGACTCCATTGCCCTCGCCCTCCCCCCGCACTCCCTCTCCCCCTTCCTCTCCTGCCTCTccaccgcctcctcctcctccgacaAATCCCCCGTCAAGAAGCACTGCGTCCGCCTCCTCGGCCTCCTCTCCTCCGCCCACGGCGACGCCCTCTCCCCGCACCTCCCGAAAAtcctctcctccctcctcctcccccgCCTCCGCGACTCCGCCTCCGACTCCGCCCTCCGCTCCGCCTGCGTCCACTCCGTCTCCCTCATGGCCCAAAATATCACCAAACCCCCCTTCTCCTCCTTCCTCAACCCCCTCGCCGACGCCGTTTTACACAACCAGGATCACAACTCCCAAATTGGCTCGGCGCTGTGCCTATCGGCTGCGATCGAGGCGGCCAAAGGTGACGTGGACAGGGCGCAGCTGCAGAAGCTCTTGCCTAGGTTTTTAAAACTGGTTAGGAGCGAGGGGTACAAGGCGAAGGCGGCGGTGTTGGCGGCTATCGGGAGCGTTGTCGGCGCGGGAGGGGCGTCGAGTCGGAATGTGGCGGGGAGTTTGGTTGCGGGGTTGGGGGAGTTTCTGAGCAGTGAGGATTGGGCGGCGAGGAAGGCCGCGGCGGAGGCGTTGGGTAGGTTGGCGGTGGCGGAGAGGGATCTGGTGGCGGAGTTCAAGTCGGCATGTTTGGCGTCGTTGGAGAGTCGGAGATTCGATAAG GTCAAGATTGTTCGTGAAACAATGAATCGCACACTGGAGCTTTGGAAGGAGGTCCCGGGGGATCCTGAAAGGCTTTTGACTCGGTCTCAATCTAAATCATCGTCGAAAG GTGATGTTGGTGTTCAATGCTCCCCTTCTGTATCAAGAAGTTCCTCTGATGACTCTTTTGAAACTCCTAAACTGAAGAAAACTCCTCCCGCAAGCAGGCTGCCTTCGTCTGATACTTCATTTGCTAACATCGCCCTAAAAAGAAGTCCTTCGAAGAGCATCGACAAGAAACCTAGTATAACCACGATGGGTAAGGTAGACGTAAAGAATAATTCTGACTGGAGCATTAAAATTGCTGTGCCACAGCCTTCATCTTTACAAGTGGCTAGTAATGTTGATTTTAAGGATGGAAATGTTGGAGTTGTGGATTCAATAACGTATGAGAGCAGCAGGAATTTGAAATCAGAAACAAAAAGTGTCCTCTTCAGTGAACCCTGTCATGAAAAATTGCATAAACTTGTTGGTTTGAGATCTGGGTCTCGTGTTGTTCCCGTCTGTGAGATTGATGACTGCAAGTCGGATGTTGTTAAGAAGAATTCTGACCAGAGCATTATTAAAATTGCTGTGCCACAGCCTTCATCTTTACAAGTGGCTCGTAATGTTGATTTTAAGGATGGAAATGTTGGAGTTGCGGATTCAATAACGTATGAGAGCAGCAGGAATTTGAAATCAGAAACAAAACGTGTCCTCTTCAGTGAACCCTGTCAAAAATTGCCTAAACTTGGTGGTTTGAGATCTGGGTCTCGTGTGGTTCCCGTCTGTGAGATTGATGACTGCGAGTCGGATGTTGTACAGAGCAATGCTATTGAAGATGTCGATGGGAACCAGAAAGATATTGAGGGTCTAAATTTGGTCCGTAAACAGCTTGTTCAGATTGAAAATCAACAATCCAGTCTTTTTAACCTCCTCCAG AGGTTCATTGGTAGCTCCCAAAGTGGAATGAATTCCCTGGAGACACGTGTAAATGGCCTTGAGAAGGCACTGGACGAAATATCATATGATTTGGCACTATCTACTGGCAAGATTTCAAACACCGACTCTGCGGGAAATGCATGTTGCTTGTTACCTGCTGCAGACTTTTTGAGTCCAAAGTTTTGGAAGAGAGCAGAAGGCCAGTATTCTTCTCGGTTTTCTTTCCCCGGAAGAAATCATTTGCTGCCAGCCATGCTAAGTATGCCAAATAAAGATGCATATGTTGAAATTTCTAATCTGGGTAGCCCAAATGATCGGTGCCAAAGTTGGCATAGATTTGTGGCAAGCCCGGTAGCAAATCCTCACAGGAACTTAAGGGGAGGCCTAAAGTCATGCTCAAGTAAAAATCTGAAGATAAGTCAAGATGCTGATAAGTTAATAGCATGTGGCGTTGGTGGCCTTGAGGGGACTTTGATTCCTGGTTGTGCTGCTGCAGCAAACATGATCAGATGGTAA
- the LOC131310132 gene encoding protein COFACTOR ASSEMBLY OF COMPLEX C SUBUNIT B CCB4, chloroplastic-like isoform X1, whose product MEAGNLLLRRPIVIRIFNPKQPPPPPSLPPRLPSSFPPSFRVSSDLQRGYRGPKPRREWVADWVSRNDDAVRSLPIYVGAVSLLAVLVNRGVSGIAPVANASSSQSRADLLTLGLAVTNILAGLVWLSIRPKTIVAVSPQGVECLRLNSHLPDFVISELIWRSFSYVLHRLLFDNLCTFPRIWESLSAATCCRSLAIVYDSKLILQTGVAASSSANDREAVPIDASTLMQGALYRSVLDSGSQSYLANLSLYPGKSELPFLPPNMQAVILQPLGDKGIAIIGGDTIRGFTTSDQAWISLLGDKLDATLTKCANNLAVAVQDRD is encoded by the exons ATGGAAGCGGgaaatcttcttcttcgtcgtccAATCGTCATCCGAATATTCAACCCcaaacaaccaccaccacccccttcCCTTCCTCCTCGTCTCCCCTCCTCCTTCCCGCCCTCCTTTAGGGTTTCTTCCGACTTACAG CGAGGTTACAGGGGACCGAAGCCGAGAAGGGAATGGGTGGCAGACTGGGTATCAAGAAACGACGACGCCGTGCGGAGCTTGCCAATCTACGTCGGCGCCGTCTCTCTGTTGGCTGTTCTCGTCAATCGCGGCGTTTCGGGCATAGCTCCTGTTGCCAATGCCAGTAG TTCACAGTCTAGAGCAGATCTATTGACACTTGGTTTGGCAGTAACAAATATTCTGGCAGGACTGGTATGGCTGTCAATTCGGCCAAAAACTATAGTAGCG GTAAGTCCTCAAGGCGTGGAGTGTCTGAGGCTAAATTCCCATCttccagattttgtaatttCTGAGTTAATATG GAGAAGTTTCTCATATGTCCTTCACAGGCTGCTTTTTGACAATCTTTGTACCTTTCCCAGGATTTGGGAATCTCTGTCAGCTGCGACTTGCTGCAGATCTCTAGCTATTGTTTATGATAGCAAACTTATCCTTCAAACAGGGGTTGCTGCATCATCCTCTGCTAACGACAGGGAAGCAGTGCCTATCGATGCCAGTACCTTAATGCAAGGTGCACTCTACCGAAGTGTTTTAGACTCGGGGTCAC AGAGCTACTTGGCAAATCTCTCTCTTTATCCTGGGAAGTCAGAACTACCATTTCTGCCTCCTAATATGCAG GCGGTCATCTTGCAACCGCTTGGAGACAAAGGAATTGCAATTATTGGTGGAGATACGATTAGGGGATTTACAACTTCTGACCAG GCATGGATTTCGTTACTTGGAGATAAGTTGGATGCTACGCTTACAAAATGTGCAAACAACCTTGCTGTGGCCGTGCAAGATAGAGACTGA
- the LOC131310131 gene encoding TORTIFOLIA1-like protein 5 isoform X2 → MSLSTATAAAATSPTDLKQRVLLCLAKLSDRDTLSLASAELDSIALALPPHSLSPFLSCLSTASSSSDKSPVKKHCVRLLGLLSSAHGDALSPHLPKILSSLLLPRLRDSASDSALRSACVHSVSLMAQNITKPPFSSFLNPLADAVLHNQDHNSQIGSALCLSAAIEAAKGDVDRAQLQKLLPRFLKLVRSEGYKAKAAVLAAIGSVVGAGGASSRNVAGSLVAGLGEFLSSEDWAARKAAAEALGRLAVAERDLVAEFKSACLASLESRRFDKVKIVRETMNRTLELWKEVPGDPERLLTRSQSKSSSKGDVGVQCSPSVSRSSSDDSFETPKLKKTPPASRLPSSDTSFANIALKRSPSKSIDKKPSITTMGKVDVKNNSDWSIKIAVPQPSSLQVASNVDFKDGNVGVVDSITYESSRNLKSETKSVLFSEPCHEKLHKLVGLRSGSRVVPVCEIDDCKSDVVKKNSDQSIIKIAVPQPSSLQVARNVDFKDGNVGVADSITYESSRNLKSETKRVLFSEPCQKLPKLGGLRSGSRVVPVCEIDDCESDVVQSNAIEDVDGNQKDIEGLNLVRKQLVQIENQQSSLFNLLQRFIGSSQSGMNSLETRVNGLEKALDEISYDLALSTGKISNTDSAGNACCLLPAADFLSPKFWKRAEGQYSSRFSFPGRNHLLPAMLSMPNKDAYVEISNLGSPNDRCQSWHRFVASPVANPHRNLRGGLKSCSSKNLKISQDADKLIACGVGGLEGTLIPGCAAAANMIR, encoded by the exons ATGTCTCTCTCCACCGCCACCGCTGCCGCCGCCACTTCCCCCACCGACCTCAAACAACGAGTCCTCCTCTGCCTCGCCAAGCTCTCAGACCGCGACACCCTCTCCCTCGCCTCCGCCGAGCTCGACTCCATTGCCCTCGCCCTCCCCCCGCACTCCCTCTCCCCCTTCCTCTCCTGCCTCTccaccgcctcctcctcctccgacaAATCCCCCGTCAAGAAGCACTGCGTCCGCCTCCTCGGCCTCCTCTCCTCCGCCCACGGCGACGCCCTCTCCCCGCACCTCCCGAAAAtcctctcctccctcctcctcccccgCCTCCGCGACTCCGCCTCCGACTCCGCCCTCCGCTCCGCCTGCGTCCACTCCGTCTCCCTCATGGCCCAAAATATCACCAAACCCCCCTTCTCCTCCTTCCTCAACCCCCTCGCCGACGCCGTTTTACACAACCAGGATCACAACTCCCAAATTGGCTCGGCGCTGTGCCTATCGGCTGCGATCGAGGCGGCCAAAGGTGACGTGGACAGGGCGCAGCTGCAGAAGCTCTTGCCTAGGTTTTTAAAACTGGTTAGGAGCGAGGGGTACAAGGCGAAGGCGGCGGTGTTGGCGGCTATCGGGAGCGTTGTCGGCGCGGGAGGGGCGTCGAGTCGGAATGTGGCGGGGAGTTTGGTTGCGGGGTTGGGGGAGTTTCTGAGCAGTGAGGATTGGGCGGCGAGGAAGGCCGCGGCGGAGGCGTTGGGTAGGTTGGCGGTGGCGGAGAGGGATCTGGTGGCGGAGTTCAAGTCGGCATGTTTGGCGTCGTTGGAGAGTCGGAGATTCGATAAG GTCAAGATTGTTCGTGAAACAATGAATCGCACACTGGAGCTTTGGAAGGAGGTCCCGGGGGATCCTGAAAGGCTTTTGACTCGGTCTCAATCTAAATCATCGTCGAAAG GTGATGTTGGTGTTCAATGCTCCCCTTCTGTATCAAGAAGTTCCTCTGATGACTCTTTTGAAACTCCTAAACTGAAGAAAACTCCTCCCGCAAGCAGGCTGCCTTCGTCTGATACTTCATTTGCTAACATCGCCCTAAAAAGAAGTCCTTCGAAGAGCATCGACAAGAAACCTAGTATAACCACGATGGGTAAGGTAGACGTAAAGAATAATTCTGACTGGAGCATTAAAATTGCTGTGCCACAGCCTTCATCTTTACAAGTGGCTAGTAATGTTGATTTTAAGGATGGAAATGTTGGAGTTGTGGATTCAATAACGTATGAGAGCAGCAGGAATTTGAAATCAGAAACAAAAAGTGTCCTCTTCAGTGAACCCTGTCATGAAAAATTGCATAAACTTGTTGGTTTGAGATCTGGGTCTCGTGTTGTTCCCGTCTGTGAGATTGATGACTGCAAGTCGGATGTTGTTAAGAAGAATTCTGACCAGAGCATTATTAAAATTGCTGTGCCACAGCCTTCATCTTTACAAGTGGCTCGTAATGTTGATTTTAAGGATGGAAATGTTGGAGTTGCGGATTCAATAACGTATGAGAGCAGCAGGAATTTGAAATCAGAAACAAAACGTGTCCTCTTCAGTGAACCCTGTCAAAAATTGCCTAAACTTGGTGGTTTGAGATCTGGGTCTCGTGTGGTTCCCGTCTGTGAGATTGATGACTGCGAGTCGGATGTTGTACAGAGCAATGCTATTGAAGATGTCGATGGGAACCAGAAAGATATTGAGGGTCTAAATTTGGTCCGTAAACAGCTTGTTCAGATTGAAAATCAACAATCCAGTCTTTTTAACCTCCTCCAG AGGTTCATTGGTAGCTCCCAAAGTGGAATGAATTCCCTGGAGACACGTGTAAATGGCCTTGAGAAGGCACTGGACGAAATATCATATGATTTGGCACTATCTACTGGCAAGATTTCAAACACCGACTCTGCGGGAAATGCATGTTGCTTGTTACCTGCTGCAGACTTTTTGAGTCCAAAGTTTTGGAAGAGAGCAGAAGGCCAGTATTCTTCTCGGTTTTCTTTCCCCGGAAGAAATCATTTGCTGCCAGCCATGCTAAGTATGCCAAATAAAGATGCATATGTTGAAATTTCTAATCTGGGTAGCCCAAATGATCGGTGCCAAAGTTGGCATAGATTTGTGGCAAGCCCGGTAGCAAATCCTCACAGGAACTTAAGGGGAGGCCTAAAGTCATGCTCAAGTAAAAATCTGAAGATAAGTCAAGATGCTGATAAGTTAATAGCATGTGGCGTTGGTGGCCTTGAGGGGACTTTGATTCCTGGTTGTGCTGCTGCAGCAAACATGATCAGATG A
- the LOC131310132 gene encoding protein COFACTOR ASSEMBLY OF COMPLEX C SUBUNIT B CCB4, chloroplastic-like isoform X2, with the protein MEAGNLLLRRPIVIRIFNPKQPPPPPSLPPRLPSSFPPSFRVSSDLQRGYRGPKPRREWVADWVSRNDDAVRSLPIYVGAVSLLAVLVNRGVSGIAPVANASSSQSRADLLTLGLAVTNILAGLVWLSIRPKTIVAVSPQGVECLRLNSHLPDFVISELIWLLFDNLCTFPRIWESLSAATCCRSLAIVYDSKLILQTGVAASSSANDREAVPIDASTLMQGALYRSVLDSGSQSYLANLSLYPGKSELPFLPPNMQAVILQPLGDKGIAIIGGDTIRGFTTSDQAWISLLGDKLDATLTKCANNLAVAVQDRD; encoded by the exons ATGGAAGCGGgaaatcttcttcttcgtcgtccAATCGTCATCCGAATATTCAACCCcaaacaaccaccaccacccccttcCCTTCCTCCTCGTCTCCCCTCCTCCTTCCCGCCCTCCTTTAGGGTTTCTTCCGACTTACAG CGAGGTTACAGGGGACCGAAGCCGAGAAGGGAATGGGTGGCAGACTGGGTATCAAGAAACGACGACGCCGTGCGGAGCTTGCCAATCTACGTCGGCGCCGTCTCTCTGTTGGCTGTTCTCGTCAATCGCGGCGTTTCGGGCATAGCTCCTGTTGCCAATGCCAGTAG TTCACAGTCTAGAGCAGATCTATTGACACTTGGTTTGGCAGTAACAAATATTCTGGCAGGACTGGTATGGCTGTCAATTCGGCCAAAAACTATAGTAGCG GTAAGTCCTCAAGGCGTGGAGTGTCTGAGGCTAAATTCCCATCttccagattttgtaatttCTGAGTTAATATG GCTGCTTTTTGACAATCTTTGTACCTTTCCCAGGATTTGGGAATCTCTGTCAGCTGCGACTTGCTGCAGATCTCTAGCTATTGTTTATGATAGCAAACTTATCCTTCAAACAGGGGTTGCTGCATCATCCTCTGCTAACGACAGGGAAGCAGTGCCTATCGATGCCAGTACCTTAATGCAAGGTGCACTCTACCGAAGTGTTTTAGACTCGGGGTCAC AGAGCTACTTGGCAAATCTCTCTCTTTATCCTGGGAAGTCAGAACTACCATTTCTGCCTCCTAATATGCAG GCGGTCATCTTGCAACCGCTTGGAGACAAAGGAATTGCAATTATTGGTGGAGATACGATTAGGGGATTTACAACTTCTGACCAG GCATGGATTTCGTTACTTGGAGATAAGTTGGATGCTACGCTTACAAAATGTGCAAACAACCTTGCTGTGGCCGTGCAAGATAGAGACTGA